A region of Clostridium acetobutylicum ATCC 824 DNA encodes the following proteins:
- a CDS encoding M18 family aminopeptidase, translating into MKNELEFAKKLIDFIYDSPSPFHSVDNIKNTLIENGFAEIKEENKWELNKNGKYFVKRNDSALIAFTVGSGFVAKKGFKIIGGHTDSPTFRIKPNPEMVSENSYIKLNTEVYGGPILSTWFDRPLSIAGRVTVRGKSALFPETKLLNIKRPILVIPNLAIHMNRDVNSGFKINPQVDTLPIIGIINDKFEKENYLMKIIASELGEDIENIIDFDLFLYEYDKGCIMGINNEFISSSRLDDMEMVHAGLNALVNAKCSEATNVLACFDNEEIGSATKQGADSQFLSDILERIVLSFGGDREDFFRALHNSFMISSDSAHAVHPNKGEKADPITRPHINEGPVIKISAAQKYTSDSNSIAVYEEVCRLSGVPYQKFVNRSDERGGSTIGPITATHTAIRTVDIGTPLLAMHSIRELCGTLDHMYVEKSFEEFYNL; encoded by the coding sequence ATGAAAAATGAACTTGAGTTTGCAAAAAAACTAATAGATTTTATATATGATAGTCCATCACCATTTCATTCAGTTGACAATATTAAAAATACACTGATAGAGAATGGTTTTGCAGAGATTAAGGAAGAAAATAAATGGGAACTTAATAAAAATGGTAAGTATTTTGTAAAGAGAAATGATTCGGCTCTAATAGCATTTACTGTTGGGTCTGGCTTTGTTGCAAAAAAAGGGTTTAAAATAATAGGAGGACATACAGATTCACCCACGTTTAGGATAAAACCTAATCCTGAAATGGTTTCTGAAAATTCATATATAAAGCTCAATACAGAGGTATATGGAGGACCAATATTAAGCACATGGTTTGATAGACCCCTTTCTATAGCAGGAAGAGTTACAGTAAGAGGAAAAAGTGCTTTATTTCCGGAAACAAAACTATTGAATATAAAGAGACCTATACTTGTTATTCCTAATTTAGCTATACATATGAATAGAGATGTAAACAGCGGGTTTAAAATTAATCCACAAGTTGATACTCTACCTATTATAGGAATTATAAATGATAAATTTGAAAAAGAAAATTATCTTATGAAAATTATTGCAAGTGAACTTGGAGAAGATATTGAGAACATAATAGATTTCGATTTGTTTTTGTATGAATATGATAAGGGATGTATTATGGGAATAAATAATGAATTTATATCTAGCAGCAGATTAGATGATATGGAGATGGTTCACGCAGGATTAAATGCTTTAGTTAATGCTAAGTGTTCAGAAGCTACCAACGTTTTGGCTTGCTTTGATAATGAAGAGATAGGAAGTGCTACAAAGCAGGGAGCAGATTCACAGTTTTTGTCAGATATACTTGAGAGAATAGTTTTATCCTTTGGTGGAGATAGAGAGGATTTCTTTAGAGCACTTCATAATTCATTTATGATATCATCAGATTCGGCACATGCAGTTCATCCAAATAAAGGAGAAAAAGCAGATCCAATAACAAGGCCTCATATAAACGAAGGTCCAGTTATAAAGATAAGTGCGGCTCAAAAGTATACTTCAGATAGCAATTCAATAGCTGTTTATGAAGAGGTATGCAGGCTCTCAGGTGTTCCTTACCAAAAGTTTGTAAACAGATCAGATGAAAGAGGTGGAAGTACTATAGGACCAATAACAGCTACCCATACAGCTATAAGAACAGTAGATATAGGAACACCACTTCTAGCTATGCATTCAATAAGAGAGTTGTGCGGTACATTAGATCATATGTATGTAGAGAAGTCTTTTGAAGAGTTTTATAATTTATAA